In Luteibacter mycovicinus, a genomic segment contains:
- the metE gene encoding 5-methyltetrahydropteroyltriglutamate--homocysteine S-methyltransferase, which produces MPHVTYPGFPRIGRRRELKRALESHWRGETSADDLLTVARQLRERHWRLARDAGADSVPVNDFSLYDHMLDAAVAVDAIPPRYRGLHQRDPLAGYFAMARGRQDGEVDLHALEMTKWFDTNYHYIVPELQAGQSFATRADKVVAEYREAIALGHAARPVLLGPLTFLRLAKTVDGSDPLALLDALLPAWSGLLDALADAGADWIQVDEPALVLDLEPDWQAAYRGAYAAIGERSRGRILLATYFGELGGNLELAASLPVAGLHVDLARAPGQLDAVLDALPAGRVLSAGVLDGRNIWLSDPSAIAPRIARARERLRDERLWLSTSCSLLHVPIDASEERHLPGSIGDWLSFARQKIAELRRYADAAVGDETAQLALARQQATVAARLLSPDVLRADVRARVRGLTPQFGQRRSAYAFRANVQKQRFGLPNLPTTTIGSFPQTTELRLARAAHRSGKLDDEAYTAVLREEVRRAVTFQEEAGLDVLVHGEPERNDMVEYFGEQLQGYAFTSLGWVQSYGSRCVKPPIVFGDVARPAAMTVAWSAYAQSLTARPMKGMLTGPVTMLQWSFVRDDLPRAEVCRQIALALRDEVHDLEKAGIGIVQIDEPALREGLPLRRGDWATYLDWAVDAFRITAGGVSDSTQIHTHMCYSEFNDIIEAVAAMDADVISIETSRSRMELLDAFTRFRYPNGIGPGVYDIHSPRVPGKEEMADLLSRALQVLRPDQLWVNPDCGLKTRGWPEVAEALTGMVAVARAARERLAEVA; this is translated from the coding sequence ATGCCACACGTTACCTACCCCGGTTTTCCCCGCATCGGCCGACGCCGCGAACTGAAGCGAGCGCTGGAAAGTCACTGGAGGGGTGAAACCAGCGCCGACGACCTGCTCACCGTCGCCCGTCAGCTCCGCGAACGCCACTGGCGCCTCGCGCGCGACGCGGGAGCCGACAGCGTTCCCGTCAACGACTTCTCGCTTTACGACCATATGCTCGATGCCGCCGTCGCGGTCGACGCCATTCCCCCGCGCTACCGTGGACTCCATCAGCGCGATCCGCTTGCCGGCTATTTCGCCATGGCACGCGGCCGTCAGGACGGCGAAGTCGACCTGCACGCGCTGGAGATGACCAAGTGGTTCGACACCAACTACCACTACATCGTCCCCGAGCTGCAGGCGGGCCAGTCGTTTGCCACGCGCGCCGACAAGGTCGTCGCGGAATATCGTGAAGCCATCGCACTCGGCCATGCGGCGCGCCCCGTACTCCTCGGTCCGCTGACCTTCCTCCGTCTGGCCAAGACCGTCGACGGCAGCGATCCCCTCGCGCTGCTCGACGCGTTGCTGCCGGCGTGGAGCGGTTTGCTCGATGCGCTCGCGGACGCGGGTGCCGACTGGATCCAGGTCGACGAACCGGCCCTCGTGCTCGATCTCGAGCCGGACTGGCAGGCGGCCTATCGCGGCGCTTATGCCGCCATCGGTGAACGGTCGCGTGGCCGCATCCTGCTCGCGACCTACTTCGGCGAGCTCGGCGGCAACCTCGAACTGGCGGCGTCGTTGCCCGTCGCCGGCCTGCATGTCGATCTAGCGCGCGCGCCCGGGCAACTGGATGCCGTGCTCGACGCGCTTCCCGCCGGTCGTGTGCTGTCCGCCGGCGTGCTCGACGGCCGCAACATCTGGCTGAGCGACCCGTCCGCCATCGCGCCGCGCATCGCCCGCGCACGCGAGCGCCTCCGCGACGAGCGTTTGTGGCTGTCGACGTCGTGCTCGCTGCTGCACGTGCCCATCGATGCGTCGGAAGAAAGGCACCTGCCGGGTTCGATCGGCGACTGGCTGTCGTTCGCGCGGCAGAAGATCGCCGAACTGCGACGCTACGCCGATGCCGCCGTCGGCGACGAGACGGCGCAGCTCGCGCTCGCGCGTCAGCAAGCGACGGTGGCGGCGCGTCTGCTTTCTCCCGACGTGCTGCGCGCCGACGTGCGGGCGCGCGTGCGTGGACTGACGCCCCAGTTCGGACAGCGCCGCTCGGCCTACGCGTTTCGCGCGAATGTGCAGAAGCAGCGCTTCGGCCTGCCCAACCTGCCGACCACCACCATCGGCTCGTTTCCGCAGACCACGGAACTACGCCTTGCGCGTGCCGCGCATCGCTCGGGCAAGCTTGACGACGAGGCTTATACGGCCGTGCTTCGCGAGGAGGTGCGGCGCGCCGTGACGTTTCAGGAAGAAGCCGGCCTCGATGTCCTCGTGCACGGCGAGCCCGAGCGCAACGACATGGTCGAGTACTTCGGCGAACAGCTGCAAGGCTACGCGTTCACGTCTCTGGGCTGGGTGCAGAGTTACGGCTCGCGCTGCGTCAAGCCGCCGATCGTCTTCGGTGACGTGGCGCGTCCCGCCGCGATGACCGTCGCCTGGTCCGCATACGCCCAGTCCCTGACCGCCAGGCCGATGAAGGGCATGCTCACCGGTCCGGTGACGATGCTGCAGTGGTCGTTCGTACGTGACGATCTCCCGCGTGCCGAGGTGTGCCGACAGATCGCCCTGGCCTTGCGTGACGAGGTCCACGATCTCGAAAAAGCCGGCATCGGCATCGTGCAGATCGACGAGCCGGCGCTGCGCGAAGGCCTTCCCCTCCGCCGGGGTGACTGGGCCACCTATCTGGACTGGGCGGTCGACGCGTTCCGGATTACCGCGGGTGGCGTCAGCGACTCGACCCAGATCCATACCCACATGTGCTACTCGGAGTTCAACGACATCATCGAGGCGGTCGCCGCGATGGACGCGGACGTGATCTCGATCGAGACCAGCCGCTCGCGGATGGAGCTGCTGGACGCCTTCACACGGTTCCGCTACCCGAACGGGATCGGACCCGGCGTCTACGACATTCACTCCCCGCGGGTGCCCGGCAAGGAGGAAATGGCCGATCTGCTGTCCCGGGCGCTCCAGGTGCTTCGTCCGGACCAGCTCTGGGTCAATCCCGATTGCGGCCTGAAGACCCGCGGCTGGCCCGAGGTAGCTGAGGCCCTGACCGGGATGGTGGCCGTGGCCCGGGCGGCCCGCGAACGGCTGGCGGAGGTGGCCTGA
- a CDS encoding DUF4142 domain-containing protein has protein sequence MMSRTLPRLIATALLVAAVPFAAHAQDDAKQTDSKGGTPTDAGFVTNASGAGLAEVELGKIAVTNGGSARVKSFGQHMVDDHTKSGEELKNLASGDRGYATAESPPPANQKDIDALKRLNGAAFDKEYAKVAVADHEKAIAIFEVEAEKGSNKELQAFAKKTLPTLKQHLKMARALNSGK, from the coding sequence ATGATGTCACGCACCCTGCCCCGCCTCATCGCGACCGCGCTACTCGTGGCCGCCGTTCCTTTCGCCGCCCATGCGCAGGACGACGCCAAGCAGACCGATTCCAAGGGCGGTACCCCGACCGATGCCGGCTTCGTCACCAACGCCAGCGGCGCAGGCCTGGCCGAAGTGGAGCTGGGCAAGATCGCCGTGACCAACGGCGGATCGGCCAGGGTGAAGTCGTTCGGCCAGCACATGGTCGACGACCACACCAAGTCGGGCGAGGAGCTGAAGAATCTTGCGAGCGGAGACCGCGGCTATGCCACCGCCGAGAGCCCGCCGCCCGCGAACCAGAAAGACATCGACGCGCTGAAGCGCCTCAATGGCGCGGCGTTCGACAAGGAATACGCGAAGGTAGCTGTCGCCGATCACGAGAAGGCCATCGCCATCTTCGAGGTCGAGGCCGAGAAGGGCTCGAACAAGGAACTGCAAGCCTTCGCTAAGAAGACCCTGCCGACGCTGAAGCAACATCTGAAGATGGCTCGGGCGCTGAACAGCGGAAAGTAA
- the xylB gene encoding xylulokinase, whose translation MEAQARMYLGIDLGTSSVKAVLIDDTGAVRASASSPLEVSHPRPRWSEQGPAAWWAATEAAVTDVLKGADARRVAAIGLSGQMHGATLLDKSDNILRPAILWNDTRSDIEGAELEKVPGFRSITGNVAFPGFTAPKLAWVRKHEPEIFAQVARVLLPKDYLRLKLTGEYMTDASDAAGTLWLDVEKRQWSDAMLAATGLDRSHMPEVFEGSQPAGRLSRELADRWGMDTVPVAAGGGDNAAGAVGVGIVRSGQAMLSLGTSGVYFAVSDGFRASPEQAVHSFCHALPDTWHLMSVMLNAASCLDFTARLTGFKDVPALLAEAEAAGLKPDGPVFLPYLTGERTPHNDAHARGSFTNLGPGTLRADLANATLEGVGLGLLDGLLAVESTGLVADEITVIGGGSRSAYWTQMLADILGKKLVLRAGGEVGPALGAARLARLAVDPQATLDEVCPMPEVTAVREPDAARHAYFLQTRHPLFRRSYERLKPLYSDAA comes from the coding sequence ATGGAAGCACAGGCACGCATGTACCTCGGTATCGACCTCGGCACCTCGTCGGTGAAGGCGGTGCTGATCGACGACACGGGGGCGGTGCGGGCCAGTGCGTCCAGCCCGCTCGAGGTGTCCCATCCCAGGCCGCGCTGGTCCGAGCAGGGTCCCGCGGCCTGGTGGGCGGCCACCGAGGCGGCGGTCACGGATGTCCTCAAGGGTGCCGATGCCCGCCGCGTGGCGGCCATCGGTCTCTCGGGCCAGATGCATGGCGCGACCCTTCTCGATAAGTCAGACAATATCCTGCGGCCCGCGATTCTCTGGAACGACACCCGGTCCGATATCGAGGGTGCCGAACTGGAAAAGGTGCCGGGCTTCCGCTCGATCACCGGCAACGTCGCTTTTCCGGGCTTCACGGCGCCCAAGCTCGCCTGGGTCCGCAAGCACGAGCCCGAGATCTTCGCGCAGGTCGCCAGGGTGCTGCTGCCCAAGGACTACCTGCGGCTGAAGCTCACCGGTGAGTACATGACCGATGCCTCCGACGCGGCCGGCACGCTCTGGCTCGATGTCGAGAAGCGTCAGTGGAGCGATGCGATGCTCGCCGCGACCGGCCTGGATCGCTCGCACATGCCCGAGGTCTTCGAAGGCAGCCAGCCGGCAGGACGGCTGAGCCGGGAGCTGGCGGATCGATGGGGCATGGATACCGTGCCCGTCGCCGCCGGTGGTGGCGACAACGCGGCGGGTGCCGTCGGCGTGGGTATCGTCCGCAGCGGCCAGGCGATGCTCTCGCTGGGCACCTCGGGCGTGTACTTCGCGGTGTCCGATGGTTTCCGTGCCAGCCCCGAGCAGGCCGTGCACAGCTTCTGCCATGCCTTGCCGGACACCTGGCACCTGATGTCGGTGATGCTCAACGCGGCCAGCTGCCTGGACTTCACCGCCCGCCTCACGGGCTTCAAGGATGTCCCGGCACTGCTGGCGGAGGCCGAAGCCGCCGGCCTGAAACCCGACGGCCCGGTGTTCCTGCCTTACCTCACGGGTGAGCGCACGCCGCACAACGATGCTCATGCACGCGGCTCATTCACCAACCTGGGTCCGGGCACGCTGCGCGCGGATCTCGCCAACGCCACGCTCGAGGGCGTCGGCCTGGGTCTGCTCGACGGCTTGCTGGCGGTCGAGTCGACCGGCCTGGTGGCCGACGAGATCACGGTCATCGGCGGCGGCTCGCGTAGTGCCTACTGGACTCAGATGCTGGCCGACATTCTGGGCAAGAAGCTGGTGTTGCGCGCCGGTGGCGAAGTCGGCCCGGCGCTCGGCGCGGCCCGTCTCGCACGCCTGGCGGTAGACCCGCAAGCCACGCTGGATGAGGTCTGTCCGATGCCGGAGGTTACCGCCGTCCGCGAGCCCGATGCAGCGCGTCATGCATATTTTCTTCAAACACGTCACCCTCTGTTCCGCCGCTCGTACGAGCGTTTGAAGCCGCTGTATTCCGACGCCGCCTGA
- a CDS encoding xylose ABC transporter ATP-binding protein, with protein MSEYLFEMRQIVKEFSGVRALNGIDLAVRPGECVGLCGENGAGKSTLMKVLSGVYPYGTWEGEILFDGKPLRAHSVRDSEAAGIVIIHQELMLVPQLSVAENIFLGNEIRKFGGVMDYDAMYAKAEALLARLKLKDVNVAAPVMNYGGGYQQLFEIAKALAKNARLLILDEPSSSLTSSETDTLLSIIEDLKRDGVACVYISHKLDEVARVCDTVTVIRDGKHIVTKPMSEMTTHTIITAMVGREIENLFPKMDHDIGEVIFEAKHVTCWDVANPNRKRVDDISFEVRRGEIVGIAGLVGAGRTELVSAIFGAYPGRYEAELVLEGKSIKIRSPEQAIKAGLSLVPEDRKRQGIVPLLGVGDNITLATLAHYAHAGQIDRQAELQVVDTEIKRLRVKTASPELAIVGLSGGNQQKAVLTKMLLPGPKVLILDEPTRGVDVGSKYDIYKLMFELAAKGVAIIMVSSEMPEVLGVSDRVLVVGEGKLRGDFKNVGLTQEQVLAAAISHAAEGPAHAA; from the coding sequence GTGAGCGAATACCTGTTCGAGATGCGCCAGATCGTCAAGGAATTCTCCGGCGTGCGTGCGCTCAATGGCATCGACCTGGCCGTGCGGCCCGGTGAATGCGTGGGCCTGTGCGGAGAAAACGGCGCAGGTAAGTCCACCCTGATGAAAGTCCTCTCCGGCGTGTACCCCTATGGCACGTGGGAAGGCGAGATCCTGTTCGACGGCAAGCCGCTGCGGGCGCACTCGGTGCGTGACAGCGAAGCGGCCGGCATCGTCATCATCCACCAGGAGCTGATGCTGGTACCGCAGCTCTCCGTCGCCGAGAACATCTTCCTCGGCAACGAGATCCGCAAATTCGGCGGTGTGATGGATTACGACGCCATGTATGCGAAGGCCGAGGCGCTGCTCGCCCGGCTCAAGCTCAAGGACGTCAACGTAGCGGCCCCTGTAATGAACTACGGCGGCGGCTACCAGCAGTTGTTCGAGATCGCCAAGGCGCTGGCGAAAAACGCGCGCCTGCTGATCCTCGACGAGCCCTCGTCGTCGCTGACCTCCTCCGAGACCGACACGCTGTTGTCGATCATCGAGGACCTCAAGCGCGACGGTGTGGCCTGCGTTTACATCTCGCACAAGCTCGACGAAGTGGCACGCGTGTGCGACACGGTCACGGTCATCCGCGACGGCAAGCACATCGTCACGAAGCCGATGAGCGAGATGACCACGCACACGATCATCACCGCGATGGTCGGGCGCGAGATCGAAAACCTGTTCCCGAAGATGGACCACGACATCGGCGAGGTGATCTTCGAGGCGAAGCACGTCACCTGCTGGGACGTGGCCAACCCGAACCGCAAGCGCGTCGACGACATCTCGTTCGAAGTGCGTCGCGGCGAGATCGTCGGTATCGCCGGGCTCGTGGGCGCGGGTCGTACCGAACTGGTCTCGGCGATCTTCGGCGCCTACCCCGGCCGCTACGAGGCCGAGCTGGTGCTCGAGGGCAAGTCGATCAAGATCCGTTCGCCCGAGCAGGCGATCAAGGCCGGTCTGTCGCTGGTGCCGGAAGACCGTAAACGCCAGGGTATCGTGCCGCTGCTGGGTGTGGGCGACAACATCACGCTCGCCACGCTGGCGCATTATGCGCACGCCGGGCAGATCGACCGTCAGGCCGAGCTGCAGGTGGTCGACACCGAGATCAAGCGGCTGCGCGTCAAGACGGCCAGTCCCGAACTGGCGATCGTCGGGTTGTCCGGCGGCAACCAGCAGAAGGCGGTCCTGACCAAGATGCTGTTGCCGGGCCCCAAGGTGCTTATCCTCGACGAGCCGACCCGCGGCGTCGACGTCGGCTCCAAGTACGACATCTACAAGCTGATGTTCGAACTGGCCGCCAAGGGCGTCGCCATCATCATGGTCTCCTCGGAGATGCCCGAGGTGCTCGGCGTGAGCGATCGCGTTCTCGTCGTCGGCGAGGGCAAGCTTCGCGGCGACTTCAAGAACGTCGGTCTGACGCAGGAGCAGGTGCTCGCCGCCGCGATTTCACACGCCGCCGAGGGGCCCGCACACGCGGCCTGA
- the xylF gene encoding D-xylose ABC transporter substrate-binding protein, translated as MKHKALYTLLAVSMASAGIFAAPQAHASKEKPVIGFSIDDLRVERWTKDRDYFKAAAEAKGATVSVQSADANEQKQIQQIENLISRKVDVIVIVPFNAKTLTTVVAEAKKAGIKVISYDRLILNADVDAYISFDNDKVGQMQAQGVVNAAPKGNYFLLGGAPTDNNAKILREGQMKVLKPLVDKGDIKIVGQQWTNEWLASNAQSIIENALTANKNNIQGIVASNDGTAGGAIAALNGQKLAGKVAVSGQDADLAAIKRIKAGTQTMTVYKPIKTIATDAANLAVDLAQGKAPNFTSKMNNGKGDINTILLTPTLLTKQNVDLVVKDGFYTQAQVGQ; from the coding sequence ATGAAGCACAAGGCCCTATACACGTTGCTCGCCGTATCGATGGCCAGCGCCGGCATTTTCGCGGCGCCGCAGGCCCACGCCAGCAAGGAAAAGCCGGTTATCGGCTTCTCCATCGACGACCTGCGCGTCGAGCGCTGGACCAAGGACCGCGATTATTTCAAGGCTGCCGCTGAAGCCAAGGGCGCCACGGTCTCGGTGCAGTCCGCCGATGCCAACGAGCAGAAGCAGATCCAGCAGATCGAGAACCTGATCTCGCGCAAGGTCGACGTCATCGTCATCGTGCCGTTCAACGCCAAGACTCTGACGACCGTCGTGGCCGAAGCGAAGAAGGCTGGCATCAAGGTCATCTCCTACGACCGCCTGATCCTCAACGCCGACGTCGACGCCTACATCTCGTTCGACAACGACAAGGTCGGTCAGATGCAGGCCCAGGGCGTGGTCAATGCCGCACCCAAGGGCAACTACTTCCTGCTCGGCGGCGCGCCCACCGACAACAACGCCAAGATCCTCCGCGAAGGCCAGATGAAGGTGCTCAAGCCGCTGGTCGACAAGGGCGACATCAAGATCGTCGGTCAGCAGTGGACCAACGAGTGGCTGGCCTCCAACGCGCAGTCGATCATCGAAAACGCGCTGACCGCCAACAAGAACAACATCCAGGGCATCGTCGCTTCGAACGACGGCACCGCGGGTGGTGCCATCGCCGCGCTGAACGGCCAGAAGCTCGCCGGCAAGGTCGCCGTGTCGGGTCAGGATGCCGATCTCGCCGCGATCAAGCGGATCAAGGCCGGTACGCAGACCATGACGGTCTACAAGCCGATCAAGACCATCGCCACGGATGCCGCCAACCTGGCGGTCGACCTCGCCCAGGGCAAGGCGCCGAACTTCACCTCCAAGATGAACAACGGCAAGGGCGACATCAACACCATCCTGCTGACCCCGACCCTGCTGACGAAGCAGAACGTCGATCTCGTGGTCAAGGACGGCTTCTATACCCAGGCCCAGGTGGGTCAGTAA
- a CDS encoding sugar ABC transporter permease translates to MQAQQIQQLFVRYKILALLIAVALIWVFFHVKTDQAFITPGNLSNLFRQMAITGMLACGMVFVIIAGEIDLSIGSQLGLLGGVVAILTVNQGWGTWTSIGAVLVLGLLIGAFNGFVVTKMRVPSFIVGLGGMLAFRGIVLYITGSSTIAPAPDDLIQLGQGFVPVAMSRWIGGIIFLAMVALTVRRRMRRGKLGLQQGAVWVDAVKLVAIGAVIFGFVRTLNDANGIPIPVMILLGLLAVFTYVSTQTVFGRHIYAVGGNMEATRLSGVNVARVKLVVFALMGLMCAFAGIITVARTGSGSPSAGTGGELDAISACFIGGTSMRGGSGTVYGALIGALVMASLDSGMQLMDVDNSWQMIIKGAILVLAVWVDVLSGSNRNG, encoded by the coding sequence ATGCAGGCCCAGCAAATCCAGCAACTGTTCGTCCGCTACAAGATCCTCGCGCTGCTTATCGCCGTCGCGCTGATCTGGGTGTTTTTTCACGTAAAGACCGACCAGGCCTTCATCACGCCCGGCAACCTGTCCAACCTGTTCCGGCAGATGGCCATCACCGGCATGCTTGCCTGCGGCATGGTGTTCGTCATCATCGCGGGCGAGATCGATCTGTCGATCGGCTCGCAGCTCGGCCTGCTGGGTGGTGTGGTCGCCATCCTTACGGTCAACCAGGGCTGGGGCACGTGGACGTCCATCGGCGCCGTGCTGGTGCTCGGCTTGCTTATCGGTGCGTTCAACGGCTTCGTGGTCACCAAGATGCGCGTGCCGTCGTTCATCGTCGGTCTCGGCGGCATGCTGGCTTTCCGCGGCATCGTGCTTTACATCACCGGCAGCTCCACCATCGCGCCAGCGCCGGATGACCTCATCCAGCTCGGCCAGGGCTTCGTCCCGGTGGCGATGTCGCGCTGGATCGGCGGCATCATCTTCCTTGCCATGGTCGCGCTGACCGTCCGCCGGCGCATGCGTCGGGGCAAGCTCGGTCTGCAGCAGGGCGCGGTCTGGGTCGATGCGGTCAAGCTGGTCGCCATCGGCGCGGTCATCTTCGGCTTCGTGCGCACGCTCAACGACGCCAACGGCATTCCCATTCCGGTGATGATCCTGCTCGGCCTGCTGGCCGTGTTCACCTACGTTTCGACCCAGACCGTGTTCGGTCGCCATATCTACGCGGTCGGCGGCAACATGGAAGCGACGCGCCTCTCGGGCGTCAACGTCGCCCGGGTCAAGCTGGTCGTGTTCGCGCTGATGGGCCTGATGTGCGCCTTCGCCGGCATCATCACCGTGGCCCGCACCGGTTCGGGTTCGCCCTCCGCCGGTACCGGCGGCGAGCTGGACGCCATCTCCGCCTGTTTCATCGGCGGCACGTCGATGCGCGGCGGTTCCGGCACGGTCTACGGCGCGCTGATCGGCGCCCTCGTCATGGCCAGCCTCGACAGCGGCATGCAGCTGATGGACGTCGACAACTCCTGGCAGATGATCATCAAGGGCGCGATCCTTGTGCTCGCGGTGTGGGTGGACGTGCTGTCGGGTTCGAACCGTAACGGCTGA
- a CDS encoding TIGR03067 domain-containing protein, whose amino-acid sequence MDDFDTLQGQWRQVRLEANGIIDPPDDHSGHGAITIIEGDTFSVRREGGEVLLAGHFVLDTTTQPKSITWIDSMGDDAGKRLPASYVLDDDQFLFIAADEGMAQPTAFVTSPGLTLRGFVRHRP is encoded by the coding sequence ATGGACGATTTCGACACCCTCCAGGGTCAGTGGCGCCAGGTTCGGCTCGAAGCGAACGGCATCATCGACCCTCCGGATGACCACAGCGGGCATGGCGCGATCACCATCATCGAGGGCGATACCTTCTCGGTACGTCGGGAAGGCGGCGAGGTGCTGCTCGCCGGACACTTCGTGCTTGATACGACCACGCAGCCGAAGTCGATCACCTGGATCGACAGCATGGGCGACGACGCGGGTAAGCGCCTGCCCGCCAGTTACGTATTGGACGACGACCAGTTCCTCTTCATCGCGGCCGATGAAGGTATGGCCCAGCCGACGGCATTCGTCACGTCCCCGGGCCTGACGTTGCGCGGCTTCGTCCGGCATCGCCCCTAA
- the metK gene encoding methionine adenosyltransferase: MSNFLFTSESVSEGHPDKIADQISDAVLDAILAQDPRARVACETLVKTGVAIVAGEITTSAWIDLEALTRKVILDIGYDSSEVGFDGETCGVLNLIGKQSPDINQGVDRKKPEEQGAGDQGLMFGYATNETTEYMPAAIHYAHRLVEQQTKVRKKKNSPLPWLRPDAKSQVTLRYENGEAVAIDAVVLSTQHDPDVKQKDLIEGVRELILKPVLPAKLLHKGTKFHINPTGKFVIGGPVGDCGLTGRKIIVDTYGGWARHGGGAFSGKDPSKVDRSAAYAARYVAKNIVAAGLADRCEIQVSYAIGVAEPTSISVTTFGTGKIPDEKIEKLIRKHFDLRPYGIIQMLDLVHPMYQPTASNGHFGRKPYDVTDKNGNTFTAFSWEKTDKADVLRDAAGLGATVARRK, from the coding sequence ATGAGCAATTTCCTCTTCACCTCCGAGTCGGTCTCCGAAGGCCATCCGGACAAAATCGCCGACCAGATCTCCGACGCCGTTCTGGACGCCATCCTGGCCCAGGACCCGCGTGCGCGCGTGGCCTGCGAGACGCTGGTGAAGACCGGTGTCGCCATCGTCGCGGGTGAGATCACCACCAGCGCCTGGATCGATCTGGAAGCGCTGACCCGTAAGGTCATCCTCGACATCGGCTACGACTCCTCGGAAGTCGGGTTCGACGGCGAGACCTGCGGCGTTCTCAACCTGATCGGCAAGCAGTCGCCCGACATCAACCAGGGCGTGGACCGCAAGAAGCCGGAAGAACAGGGCGCTGGCGACCAGGGCCTGATGTTCGGCTATGCGACCAACGAAACCACCGAGTACATGCCGGCGGCGATCCACTACGCGCATCGTCTCGTCGAGCAGCAGACCAAGGTCCGCAAGAAGAAGAACTCGCCGCTGCCGTGGCTTCGCCCGGACGCCAAGAGCCAGGTCACCCTGCGCTACGAGAACGGCGAAGCCGTCGCCATCGACGCCGTCGTGCTCTCGACCCAGCACGATCCGGACGTCAAGCAGAAGGACCTCATCGAAGGCGTGCGCGAGCTGATCCTCAAGCCCGTGCTGCCGGCGAAGCTCCTGCACAAGGGCACCAAGTTCCACATCAACCCGACTGGCAAGTTCGTCATCGGCGGACCGGTGGGCGACTGCGGCCTGACCGGCCGTAAGATCATCGTCGACACCTACGGCGGCTGGGCCCGTCACGGTGGTGGCGCGTTCTCGGGCAAGGATCCGTCCAAGGTCGACCGTTCGGCTGCCTATGCCGCGCGCTACGTCGCCAAGAACATCGTCGCGGCCGGCCTCGCCGACCGTTGCGAAATCCAGGTCAGCTACGCCATCGGCGTCGCCGAGCCGACCTCGATCTCGGTGACGACCTTCGGCACCGGCAAGATTCCCGACGAGAAGATCGAGAAGCTGATCCGCAAGCATTTCGACCTGCGCCCGTACGGCATCATCCAGATGCTCGATCTGGTCCACCCGATGTACCAGCCGACCGCCTCCAACGGTCACTTCGGCCGCAAGCCGTACGACGTCACCGACAAGAACGGCAACACGTTCACGGCGTTCTCCTGGGAGAAGACCGACAAGGCTGACGTCCTGCGCGACGCCGCCGGCCTCGGCGCGACGGTTGCTCGCCGCAAGTAA